Proteins encoded within one genomic window of Nonomuraea gerenzanensis:
- the fabI gene encoding enoyl-ACP reductase FabI has protein sequence MGILEGKRILVTGVLTDASIAFSVARLAQEEGATVVLTGFGRLSLVERIAKRLPSPAPVLELDVQNNEHLDTLAARIGEHVDGLDGVVHSIGFAPQTALGGNFLNTSWEDVATALQVSTYSYKSLAVACLPLMKEGGAVVGLDFDASKAWPVYDWMGVAKAGLESCNRYLARDLGKHNIRVNLVAAGPLRTMAAKSIPGFKEFEDSWPEKAPLGWDLADTLPTARACVALMSDWFPATTGEIVHVDGGVHAIGG, from the coding sequence ATGGGCATTCTCGAAGGCAAGCGGATCCTCGTCACCGGTGTCCTGACGGACGCCTCCATCGCCTTCTCCGTGGCCAGGCTGGCCCAGGAGGAGGGCGCCACCGTCGTCCTGACCGGCTTCGGCCGCCTCAGCCTCGTGGAGCGCATCGCCAAGCGGCTGCCCTCGCCGGCGCCCGTCCTGGAGCTCGACGTCCAGAACAACGAGCACCTCGACACCCTCGCCGCCCGCATCGGCGAGCACGTCGACGGCCTCGACGGCGTCGTGCACTCCATCGGCTTCGCCCCGCAGACGGCACTGGGCGGCAACTTCCTCAACACCTCCTGGGAGGACGTCGCCACGGCCCTGCAGGTCTCGACGTACTCCTACAAGTCGCTGGCCGTGGCCTGCCTGCCCCTCATGAAGGAGGGCGGCGCGGTGGTCGGCCTCGACTTCGACGCCTCCAAGGCGTGGCCGGTCTACGACTGGATGGGCGTCGCCAAGGCCGGCCTGGAGTCCTGCAACCGCTACCTGGCCCGCGACCTCGGCAAGCACAACATCCGCGTCAACCTGGTGGCGGCGGGCCCGCTGCGGACGATGGCGGCCAAGTCGATCCCGGGGTTCAAGGAGTTCGAGGACAGCTGGCCGGAGAAGGCACCGCTGGGCTGGGACCTGGCCGACACCCTGCCCACCGCCCGGGCCTGCGTGGCCCTGATGTCCGACTGGTTCCCCGCCACCACGGGCGAGATCGTCCACGTCGACGGCGGCGTCCACGCGATCGGCGGCTGA
- a CDS encoding beta-ketoacyl-ACP reductase, which translates to MARSVLVTGGNRGIGLAIARELAAAGDAVAVTYRSGEPPEGLFGVRCDVTSTADVEAAFDKAEAEHGPVEVLVSNAGITKDTLLAMMKEETFTDVIDANLTGAYRVAKRAIRPMMRLKRGRIILISSVVGLSGQAGQANYAASKAGLVGFARSLAREYGSRNITVNVVSPGFVATDMTADLDQEAILANIPLGRQAAPEEIARVVRFLSSDDASYITGAVIPVDGGLGMGH; encoded by the coding sequence ATGGCACGCTCTGTACTCGTCACCGGGGGCAATCGCGGCATAGGCCTCGCGATCGCCCGTGAACTCGCCGCGGCCGGCGACGCCGTCGCGGTCACCTACCGATCGGGGGAGCCGCCCGAGGGCCTGTTCGGCGTGCGCTGCGACGTCACCAGCACCGCCGACGTCGAGGCCGCCTTCGACAAGGCCGAGGCCGAGCACGGCCCGGTCGAGGTCCTGGTCTCCAACGCCGGCATCACCAAGGACACCCTGCTGGCGATGATGAAGGAGGAGACCTTCACCGACGTCATCGACGCCAACCTCACCGGCGCCTACCGCGTCGCCAAGCGGGCCATCAGGCCCATGATGCGGCTCAAGCGCGGCCGGATCATCCTCATCTCCTCCGTCGTCGGCCTGTCCGGCCAGGCCGGCCAGGCCAACTACGCCGCCTCCAAGGCCGGCCTGGTGGGCTTCGCCCGCTCCCTGGCCCGCGAGTACGGCTCGCGCAACATCACGGTCAACGTCGTCTCGCCCGGCTTCGTCGCCACCGACATGACGGCCGACCTCGACCAGGAGGCGATCCTGGCCAACATCCCCCTCGGGCGCCAGGCGGCCCCCGAGGAGATCGCGCGCGTCGTGCGGTTCCTGTCGAGCGACGACGCCTCCTACATCACCGGGGCCGTGATCCCGGTCGACGGCGGACTCGGAATGGGGCACTGA
- a CDS encoding TldD/PmbA family protein has translation MRQIDPDFLELPLRQLADAALQRARELGAQHADFRLERVRAETLSLYDTRLEGAMDADDLGYAVRVVKDGTWGFAAGIHLTPEAAAVVAEQAVRVAEVSAPINREPIELAAEPVHADAVWVSAYEVDPFEVPTADKVSLLAEWSAGLLKGADHVSARLLQVKEQKFYADTAGTVTTQQRVRVHPKLNAMKATESGFDDMSTIAPPVGRGYEYLTGTGWDWQGELARLPELLAEKLAAPSVEAGDHDLVIDPSNLWLTIHESIGHATELDRALGYEAAYAGTSFATFDQLGELVYGSPVMNVTGDRTVAHGLATIGYDDEGVQGQSFDIVKDGILVGYQLDRRMALMKGLGRSNGCAFADSPGHMPIQRMANVSLAAAPGGPSTEELIAGVERGLYIVGDKSWSIDMQRYNFQFTGQRAYKISHGKLDGQVRDFAYQATTTDFWQSMEAVGGPQTYVLGGAFNCGKGQPGQVAPVSHGCPSALFRGVRILNTVQEGGK, from the coding sequence ATGCGCCAGATCGACCCCGATTTCCTGGAGCTGCCGCTGCGGCAGCTGGCGGACGCCGCCCTGCAACGCGCCCGCGAGCTCGGCGCGCAGCACGCCGACTTCCGGCTCGAACGCGTCAGGGCGGAGACGCTGAGCCTCTACGACACCCGGCTCGAAGGCGCCATGGACGCCGACGACCTGGGCTACGCCGTCCGGGTCGTCAAGGACGGCACCTGGGGGTTCGCCGCCGGCATCCACCTGACGCCCGAGGCCGCCGCCGTGGTGGCCGAGCAGGCGGTCAGGGTGGCGGAGGTGAGCGCGCCGATCAACAGGGAGCCCATCGAGCTGGCCGCCGAGCCGGTGCACGCCGACGCCGTGTGGGTGTCGGCGTACGAGGTGGACCCGTTCGAGGTGCCCACGGCCGACAAGGTGAGCCTGCTGGCGGAGTGGTCCGCCGGGCTGCTGAAGGGCGCCGACCACGTGTCGGCGCGGCTGCTGCAGGTCAAGGAGCAGAAGTTCTACGCCGACACGGCCGGCACGGTGACCACCCAGCAGCGGGTGCGGGTGCACCCCAAGCTCAACGCGATGAAGGCCACCGAGAGCGGCTTCGACGACATGTCGACGATCGCGCCGCCGGTCGGCCGCGGTTACGAGTACCTGACGGGCACCGGGTGGGACTGGCAGGGCGAGCTGGCCAGGCTGCCGGAGCTGCTGGCGGAGAAGCTGGCCGCGCCGTCGGTCGAGGCGGGCGACCACGACCTGGTGATCGACCCGTCCAACCTGTGGCTGACGATCCACGAGTCGATCGGCCACGCCACCGAGCTGGACCGCGCGCTCGGCTACGAGGCCGCCTACGCGGGCACCAGCTTCGCCACGTTCGACCAGCTCGGCGAGCTGGTCTACGGCTCGCCGGTGATGAACGTGACCGGCGACCGCACCGTCGCCCACGGCCTGGCCACGATCGGGTACGACGACGAGGGCGTGCAGGGCCAGAGCTTCGACATCGTCAAGGACGGCATCCTGGTGGGCTACCAGCTCGACCGGCGGATGGCGCTGATGAAGGGGCTGGGCCGCTCCAACGGGTGCGCGTTCGCCGACTCGCCCGGCCACATGCCGATCCAGCGCATGGCCAACGTGTCGCTGGCGGCGGCGCCCGGCGGCCCCTCGACGGAGGAGCTGATCGCGGGCGTCGAGCGCGGCCTCTACATCGTGGGCGACAAGAGCTGGTCGATCGACATGCAGCGCTACAACTTCCAGTTCACCGGCCAGCGGGCCTACAAGATCTCCCACGGCAAGCTGGACGGGCAGGTCAGGGACTTCGCCTACCAGGCGACGACGACGGACTTCTGGCAGTCGATGGAGGCGGTGGGCGGGCCGCAGACGTACGTGCTGGGTGGCGCGTTCAACTGCGGCAAGGGCCAGCCGGGGCAGGTCGCGCCGGTCAGCCACGGGTGCCCGTCGGCGCTGTTCAGGGGCGTGCGGATCCTCAACACCGTGCAGGAGGGTGGCAAGTGA
- a CDS encoding metallopeptidase TldD-related protein, which produces MTPQEMVERALELSRNDGCVVLVDEGSTANLRFAGNTLTTNGVARSAQLTVISIAGRGVGVVSRAAVRDDQLADVVAAADAAAREAQPAEDARPLVEAGPASPHWDEVVRPTDIGVFEGFAPALGEAFSAAEAGGRRLYGFAEHSLTSTFLGTSTGVRLRHDQPTGRLELNAKSGDLKRSAWTGVSTRDFTDVDVAALGSSLAQRLEWAKTRVDLPAGRYETLLPPSAVADLMIYLFWSSGARDALDGRSVFAKPGGGTRVGEQLAALPVSLSSDPGAAGIACSPFVTAHASSRESSVFDNGLPLGRTDWIKDGRLEALLQTRYSAELSGLPVTPAIDNLIMTGPAGGPSLEEMIASTERGLLVTCLWYIRAVDPQTLLLTGLTRDGVYLVEHGEVVGEVNNFRFNESPVDLLGRLTEVGRSGQTLPREWNDYFQRTIMPAVRVADFNMSTVSQAS; this is translated from the coding sequence GTGACTCCTCAGGAGATGGTGGAGAGGGCCCTGGAGCTCTCCCGTAACGACGGCTGCGTGGTACTCGTGGACGAGGGCTCCACGGCGAACCTGCGCTTCGCGGGCAACACGCTGACCACGAACGGCGTCGCCCGCTCCGCCCAGCTGACCGTGATCTCGATCGCGGGGCGGGGCGTGGGCGTGGTGTCGCGGGCGGCCGTACGCGACGACCAGCTCGCCGACGTGGTGGCGGCGGCCGACGCGGCGGCGCGTGAGGCGCAGCCCGCCGAGGACGCCCGCCCGCTGGTCGAGGCCGGGCCGGCCTCGCCGCACTGGGACGAGGTCGTGCGGCCGACCGACATCGGGGTGTTCGAGGGGTTCGCGCCGGCGCTCGGCGAGGCGTTCTCGGCGGCCGAGGCGGGCGGCAGGAGGCTGTACGGGTTCGCGGAGCACTCGCTGACCTCGACGTTCCTCGGCACGTCCACGGGCGTGCGGCTGCGCCACGACCAGCCGACCGGCCGGCTGGAGCTGAACGCCAAGTCGGGCGACCTGAAGCGCTCGGCGTGGACGGGCGTGTCCACGCGCGACTTCACGGACGTCGACGTGGCGGCGCTCGGCTCGTCGCTGGCGCAGCGGCTGGAGTGGGCCAAGACGCGGGTGGACCTGCCGGCGGGCCGCTACGAGACGCTGCTGCCGCCGAGCGCGGTGGCCGACCTGATGATCTACCTGTTCTGGTCGTCGGGGGCGCGGGACGCGCTGGACGGGCGCTCGGTGTTCGCCAAGCCCGGCGGGGGCACCCGCGTGGGTGAGCAGCTCGCCGCGCTGCCCGTCTCGCTGTCGAGCGATCCGGGGGCGGCGGGCATCGCGTGCTCGCCGTTCGTGACGGCGCACGCCTCCAGCAGGGAGAGCTCGGTCTTCGACAACGGGCTGCCGCTGGGGCGTACCGACTGGATCAAGGACGGGCGGCTGGAGGCGCTGCTCCAGACCCGCTACTCGGCGGAGCTGAGCGGGCTGCCGGTGACGCCCGCCATCGACAACCTCATCATGACCGGGCCCGCCGGTGGGCCCTCGCTGGAGGAGATGATCGCCTCCACGGAGCGGGGGCTGCTGGTGACCTGCCTGTGGTACATCCGCGCGGTGGATCCGCAGACGCTGCTGCTGACCGGGTTGACCCGTGACGGGGTCTATCTGGTGGAGCACGGCGAGGTCGTGGGTGAGGTGAACAACTTCCGGTTCAACGAGAGCCCGGTCGATCTGCTGGGGCGGTTGACGGAGGTGGGGCGCAGCGGGCAGACGCTGCCGCGTGAGTGGAACGACTACTTCCAGCGGACGATCATGCCGGCGGTCCGGGTGGCGGACTTCAACATGTCCACGGTGAGCCAGGCCAGCTGA
- a CDS encoding arsenate reductase/protein-tyrosine-phosphatase family protein yields MAISPAAGDTAPARGEFRILLVCTANICRSAMAQVIAQAMLSSAPLPVVTASAGVRALVGHPMAPHAITALDRLGLNGRAHRARPLDPALIGASDLLLTMEDAHRAVAVGLDPRAAGKTFTLPEFAELAAGAGQRRYRSDTVERARAIVQSAAVRRTRGRPQEVYDPYGGPPQGYEACAKTLGQSLSHALAALLGPR; encoded by the coding sequence ATGGCCATTTCTCCCGCCGCCGGCGACACGGCACCCGCACGAGGCGAGTTCCGCATCCTGCTGGTCTGCACGGCCAACATCTGCCGCTCGGCCATGGCCCAGGTGATCGCCCAGGCGATGCTCAGCTCAGCCCCGCTGCCCGTGGTCACGGCGAGCGCCGGCGTACGGGCGCTGGTCGGCCACCCCATGGCCCCGCACGCGATCACCGCCCTCGACAGGCTCGGCCTGAACGGCAGGGCACACCGCGCCAGGCCGCTCGACCCCGCCCTGATCGGCGCGTCCGACCTGCTGCTCACAATGGAGGACGCGCACCGCGCCGTCGCCGTCGGCCTCGACCCGCGCGCGGCGGGCAAGACGTTCACGCTGCCCGAGTTCGCCGAGCTGGCGGCGGGCGCGGGCCAGCGCCGCTACCGGTCCGACACGGTGGAGCGGGCCAGGGCCATCGTCCAGTCGGCGGCGGTCCGCCGCACCCGCGGCCGGCCGCAGGAGGTGTACGACCCGTACGGCGGCCCGCCGCAGGGCTACGAGGCGTGCGCCAAGACCCTCGGGCAGTCCCTCAGCCACGCCTTGGCGGCCCTCCTGGGCCCTCGCTGA
- a CDS encoding dodecin, with protein sequence MTDRTYRVTEIVGTSGESVDHAIRNGIRRASQTLRHLDWFEVTEIRGHIDAGEIAHYQVGMKVGFRLEDS encoded by the coding sequence ATGACGGATCGCACGTACCGGGTCACGGAGATCGTCGGCACCTCGGGGGAGAGCGTCGACCATGCCATCCGCAACGGCATCAGGAGGGCCTCCCAGACGCTGCGGCACCTCGACTGGTTCGAGGTGACGGAGATCCGGGGGCACATCGACGCGGGGGAGATCGCGCACTACCAGGTCGGCATGAAGGTGGGGTTCCGCCTCGAGGACTCCTGA
- a CDS encoding DUF3099 domain-containing protein: MKGWRRKPAVHQVTDARPSLTADIRKREVSYLIKMGIRTICLILAVVVPVPWPYRLLFIAAAVFLPYIAVIGANERSNDAPPPTFQSPEANQSEIPLHRREIGS, from the coding sequence ATGAAGGGGTGGCGCAGGAAACCAGCCGTCCACCAGGTCACGGACGCCAGGCCGTCGCTGACCGCGGACATCCGTAAGCGTGAGGTCAGCTACCTCATCAAGATGGGGATTCGCACGATCTGCCTGATCCTGGCGGTCGTGGTGCCGGTGCCGTGGCCGTACCGGCTGCTGTTCATCGCCGCTGCGGTCTTTTTGCCATACATAGCCGTAATCGGGGCCAATGAGAGGAGCAACGACGCCCCTCCCCCTACCTTTCAGTCCCCTGAAGCTAACCAAAGCGAGATACCGCTGCATCGACGCGAGATCGGGTCGTGA
- a CDS encoding DUF6457 domain-containing protein: MHVLNEWTALACKELGIDPATVDRDLILDLTKEVAHGVARPAAPLTAYLLGLAQGAGTAPEDAVARLTTLAKNWAQATTETLTDG, from the coding sequence ATGCACGTGCTCAACGAATGGACCGCGCTGGCCTGCAAGGAGCTGGGGATCGACCCGGCCACCGTGGACCGCGACCTGATACTCGACCTGACGAAGGAGGTCGCCCACGGGGTCGCCAGGCCGGCCGCGCCGCTGACGGCGTACCTGCTGGGGCTGGCTCAGGGGGCGGGCACCGCGCCCGAGGACGCCGTGGCGCGTTTGACCACATTGGCGAAGAACTGGGCTCAAGCGACTACTGAGACGCTGACAGACGGCTGA
- the moaA gene encoding GTP 3',8-cyclase MoaA, producing the protein MLRDSFGRVATDLRVSLTDKCNLRCTYCMPPEGLDWLPSAKLLTADEIVRLVTIGVERLGITEVRYTGGEPLLRRELVDIVGRTTTLAPGPQVSLTTNGIGLARLAGPLAAAGLHRVNVSLDTLDPATFKRLAHRDRHADVVAGLAAADAAGLRPVKVNAVLMRGVNDHEAVPLLRWCLDQGYELRFIEQMPLDAQHGWSRQDMVTADEILQLLSASFELTPDDQEERGSAPAERFLVDGGPARVGVIGSVTRPFCGACDRVRLTADGQIRNCLFATEESDLKTPMRDGASDEELAERWMAAVSRKRAGHGIDDPSFLQPSRPMSAIGG; encoded by the coding sequence ATGTTGCGAGACTCGTTCGGACGGGTGGCGACGGATCTTCGGGTGTCCCTCACGGACAAGTGCAACCTGCGCTGTACGTACTGCATGCCGCCCGAGGGTCTCGACTGGCTGCCGAGCGCGAAGCTGCTGACCGCCGACGAGATCGTCCGGCTGGTGACGATCGGCGTCGAGCGCCTGGGCATCACCGAGGTGCGTTACACCGGCGGCGAGCCCCTGCTCCGCCGCGAGCTGGTGGACATCGTCGGCCGCACCACCACCCTCGCCCCCGGGCCCCAGGTCTCCCTCACCACGAACGGCATCGGCCTGGCCCGTCTGGCCGGGCCCCTCGCCGCCGCGGGGCTGCACCGGGTCAACGTCTCGCTCGACACCCTCGACCCCGCCACGTTCAAGCGGCTCGCGCACCGCGACAGGCACGCCGACGTGGTCGCCGGGCTGGCCGCCGCCGACGCCGCGGGCCTGCGCCCGGTCAAGGTGAACGCCGTGCTGATGCGCGGCGTCAACGACCACGAGGCGGTCCCGCTGCTGCGCTGGTGCCTCGACCAGGGCTACGAGCTGCGCTTCATCGAGCAGATGCCGCTCGACGCCCAGCACGGCTGGAGCCGCCAGGACATGGTCACCGCCGACGAGATACTCCAGCTCCTGTCCGCCTCCTTCGAGCTGACGCCCGACGACCAGGAGGAGCGGGGCAGCGCCCCGGCCGAGCGGTTCCTGGTGGACGGCGGCCCCGCCAGGGTGGGCGTGATCGGCTCGGTGACGCGGCCGTTCTGCGGCGCGTGCGACCGGGTGCGGCTGACCGCCGACGGCCAGATCCGCAACTGCCTGTTCGCCACCGAGGAGTCCGACCTGAAGACGCCGATGCGGGACGGCGCCTCCGACGAGGAGCTGGCCGAGCGGTGGATGGCGGCCGTGTCCCGCAAGCGGGCGGGTCACGGCATCGACGACCCGTCGTTCCTGCAGCCGTCGCGTCCGATGTCGGCCATCGGCGGCTGA
- a CDS encoding winged helix-turn-helix transcriptional regulator, which yields MAEPLDPDMFTGCPPVAAPIRIGDKWTAKIIRCLERGPRRFTELQAPLRGITPKVLTESLRAMERDGLLTRTAYPEIPPRVEYELTDLGRSLLEPMNAGCEWSRKHLSELMRARDAWYATS from the coding sequence ATGGCCGAGCCTCTCGATCCGGACATGTTCACCGGCTGCCCGCCGGTCGCCGCGCCGATCCGCATCGGCGACAAGTGGACCGCCAAGATCATCCGCTGCCTGGAGCGGGGGCCGCGCCGCTTCACCGAGCTGCAGGCCCCGCTGCGGGGCATCACCCCGAAGGTCCTCACCGAGTCGCTGCGCGCCATGGAACGCGACGGCCTGCTCACCCGCACCGCCTACCCCGAGATCCCGCCGCGCGTCGAGTACGAGCTCACGGACCTCGGCCGCAGCCTCCTGGAGCCGATGAACGCGGGCTGCGAGTGGTCACGCAAGCACCTGTCCGAGCTGATGCGCGCCCGGGACGCCTGGTACGCGACCTCCTAG
- a CDS encoding NAD(P)-dependent oxidoreductase, translating into MTEVQVSRIVVFGAGGRAGVKVVAEAAGRGHEVTAVVREPGRHRELGGPRVKVVAGDVTDAGSVAGAAAGHDVALQVAARLDVAAEEFYGAATRALVDGLGRAGVSRLVALGIGSLLEVSPGVRLIDTPGFPADARAFSLGHAAELALLEASALDWVVIAPPPVFLDAEAGRTGRYRFGDGRVPEVREGDPAFSYADLAVALVDEAQAPRHHRVQVAVSY; encoded by the coding sequence ATGACGGAGGTACAGGTAAGCAGGATCGTGGTGTTCGGAGCCGGTGGGCGCGCCGGGGTCAAGGTGGTCGCGGAGGCGGCCGGGCGCGGGCACGAGGTGACGGCGGTGGTGCGGGAGCCCGGCAGGCACAGGGAGCTGGGCGGCCCGCGCGTGAAGGTGGTCGCCGGCGACGTCACCGACGCCGGCAGCGTGGCAGGGGCCGCGGCGGGGCACGACGTGGCGCTGCAGGTGGCGGCGCGGCTGGACGTGGCCGCGGAGGAGTTCTACGGCGCCGCGACGCGGGCGCTGGTGGACGGGCTGGGGCGGGCGGGCGTGTCGCGGCTGGTGGCGCTGGGCATCGGCAGCCTGCTGGAGGTCTCGCCCGGCGTGCGGCTCATCGACACCCCGGGCTTCCCCGCGGACGCGCGGGCGTTCTCGCTGGGGCACGCCGCCGAGCTGGCGCTGCTGGAGGCGTCGGCGCTGGACTGGGTGGTGATCGCGCCGCCGCCGGTGTTCCTGGACGCGGAGGCGGGCAGGACCGGGCGCTACCGGTTCGGGGACGGGCGGGTGCCGGAGGTGCGGGAGGGGGATCCGGCCTTCTCGTACGCGGATCTGGCGGTGGCGCTCGTGGACGAGGCGCAGGCGCCCCGGCATCACCGGGTCCAGGTGGCCGTCTCCTACTGA
- a CDS encoding AMP-dependent synthetase/ligase: MGEVLEVRAEIERQIAGRTVCEQLRQAAEQHHDAPAYSDPEGEGWNTLSYGQARERVLEIAAAFVALGLEPGESVALMMVNRSEHVLADLGAVHAGGVGCTVYSTFAPDQIAFVAGDVGARYAVLGGPADLARWEPVLDRLDGLRRIIMLDGAPAGDRFMTWADFLALGRERLAADPGQVEARWRAVTPGDVATVLYTSGTTGTPKGVPLTHANIFYEVAATDRLTSLPMRGTQISYLTYAHIAERILSLYLPLVKVSHVHFCTDLANLGATLGQVRPMMFFGVPRVWEKMMARLLAVLATQPEEQQAAVREAMAAGAAYVEAGQHGHTVTPEIQAAYDKADAALLSVIRGMIGFDRAEWTATGAAPLPDEVQRFYAGLGLKVIDVYGMTETTGAFTGNSPACYRLGTVGRAEPGVEIRIADDGEILTRSPLNTAGYLNRPEATADLVDADGWLHTGDIGTVDEDGFYRVVDRKKELIITAGGENISPAEIENHLKQHSLIGQALAYGDNRPHPVAVLTLDAEVAPGWAQARGITYGSLAELAEHPEVLAEVDSAVQAANAKLARVQQVKKWALLGVEWTAETEELTPSLKLKRRIIHTKYADIIDGLYGEPGTA, translated from the coding sequence ATGGGCGAAGTCCTCGAAGTCCGGGCCGAGATCGAGCGGCAGATCGCCGGCCGTACGGTGTGCGAGCAGCTGAGACAGGCGGCCGAGCAGCACCACGACGCACCCGCCTACTCCGATCCCGAAGGCGAGGGCTGGAACACGCTCAGCTACGGGCAGGCCAGGGAGCGGGTGCTGGAGATCGCCGCCGCGTTCGTCGCCCTGGGGCTCGAGCCCGGCGAGTCCGTGGCCCTCATGATGGTCAACCGCAGCGAGCACGTCCTGGCCGATCTCGGCGCGGTGCACGCGGGCGGCGTCGGCTGCACGGTCTACTCGACGTTCGCGCCCGACCAGATCGCCTTCGTGGCCGGCGACGTCGGCGCCAGGTACGCGGTGCTGGGCGGCCCCGCCGACCTGGCCCGCTGGGAGCCGGTGCTGGACCGGCTGGACGGGCTGCGCAGGATCATCATGCTGGACGGGGCTCCGGCCGGCGACCGGTTCATGACCTGGGCGGACTTCCTGGCCCTCGGCCGCGAACGCCTGGCCGCCGACCCCGGCCAGGTCGAGGCCCGCTGGCGCGCCGTCACCCCTGGCGACGTCGCCACCGTCCTGTACACCTCCGGCACCACCGGCACCCCCAAGGGCGTGCCGCTCACCCACGCCAACATCTTCTACGAGGTCGCCGCCACCGACCGCCTCACCTCGCTGCCCATGCGCGGCACCCAGATCTCCTACCTCACCTACGCGCACATCGCCGAGCGCATCCTGAGCCTCTACCTGCCGCTGGTGAAGGTCTCCCACGTGCACTTCTGCACCGACCTGGCCAACCTGGGCGCCACGCTCGGGCAGGTCAGGCCGATGATGTTCTTCGGCGTGCCGCGCGTGTGGGAGAAGATGATGGCCCGGCTGCTCGCCGTCCTCGCCACCCAGCCGGAGGAGCAGCAGGCCGCCGTACGCGAGGCCATGGCGGCCGGCGCCGCCTACGTCGAGGCGGGGCAGCACGGCCACACGGTCACCCCCGAGATCCAGGCCGCCTACGACAAGGCCGACGCCGCGCTGCTGTCCGTCATCCGCGGCATGATCGGCTTCGACCGCGCCGAGTGGACCGCCACCGGTGCCGCGCCGCTGCCCGACGAGGTGCAGCGCTTCTACGCCGGTCTCGGGCTCAAGGTCATCGACGTGTACGGCATGACCGAGACGACCGGCGCCTTCACCGGCAACAGCCCCGCCTGCTACCGCCTGGGCACCGTCGGCAGGGCCGAGCCCGGCGTGGAGATCCGCATCGCCGACGACGGCGAGATCCTCACCCGCAGCCCGCTCAACACGGCCGGCTACCTCAACCGCCCCGAGGCCACCGCCGACCTCGTCGACGCCGACGGCTGGCTGCACACCGGCGACATCGGCACGGTGGACGAGGACGGCTTCTACCGGGTCGTGGACCGCAAGAAGGAGCTGATCATCACCGCGGGCGGCGAGAACATCTCCCCGGCCGAGATCGAGAACCACCTCAAGCAGCACAGCCTCATCGGCCAGGCCCTGGCCTACGGCGACAACCGGCCGCACCCGGTGGCCGTGCTCACGCTCGACGCCGAGGTGGCGCCGGGCTGGGCGCAGGCGCGCGGTATCACGTACGGCTCGCTGGCCGAACTGGCCGAGCATCCCGAGGTGCTGGCGGAGGTCGACTCGGCCGTACAGGCGGCCAACGCCAAGCTGGCCAGGGTGCAGCAGGTCAAGAAGTGGGCGCTGCTCGGCGTGGAGTGGACGGCCGAGACCGAGGAGCTCACCCCGAGCCTCAAGCTGAAGCGGCGCATCATCCACACCAAGTACGCCGACATCATCGACGGGCTCTACGGCGAACCCGGCACCGCCTGA